AGAGAACGGCGGGAAGGATTTCGAAGATGTATTTGTATACTGGATCAATGCAGAAACTAATACATTGGACTTTCTAGGTTATTCCTATTTGACAGATGGAGGAGGAGTAAGATTTCGTCAGGCGGTGAATCGCAGAACAATCAAAGATATGGTTTTTCAAGATTACATCAATTTCAAGCCAGCGGATAAAAACGCTCCAGTCGAGTCCCTTGATCAAGCTTTCATCGAGGCTTCCTTGGTCGAACTATCACAAATTGAAAATGAAAATATTGAAGTGAAATAGGTAATGCTAGATTGAATTATCTACTTGTCTCAATATTTAAATCGGTACGTTTACATGTCTTTCAGCATGGTATGAAGATCTTACCAATGGACCTGACTCGACATATTTCAATCCTCTTTTCAATCCTTCTTCTCTATATTTATCGAATTGATCGGGATGAATAAACTCCGCTACTTCAATGTGCATTTTGGTTGGCTGTAAGTACTGACCCAAGGTCAGAATATCTAACCCATGCTCTACCAAATCATCCATGGCTTTGTGCACTTCGTCTACTGTTTCACCCAGCCCCAGCATGATACCAGATTTGGTACGTTGACCATATTCCTTGGTCAGCTTGATTTGCTTTAAGCTCCTGGCATATTTGGCTTGTGGACGAACTCTTCTATAAAGGCTTTCTACGGTTTCCATATTGTGAGAGACCACTTCTTGTCCACCATCAATCATACGATAAAGTGCTTCCCATTTTCCTTTTACATCTGGGATCAAAATTTCAATAGTTGTCTCCGGTGAAGCCTTTTTGGTTTCTACTACTGTCTGATACCAAATTTCTGCCCCACGATCTTTTAACTCATCACGATTAACCGAAGTAATCACCGCATGCTTTACACCCATGGTTTTAATGGCATCAGCTACACGCTTAGGTTCATCTGTATCGTACTCTGGTGGTCTACCAGTAGCTACAGCACAGAAGGTACAGCTACGTGTACAAACGTTTCCAAGAATCATGAAAGTAGCAGTACCGGCTCCCCAACATTCACCCATGTTTGGGCAATTGCCACTCTCACAGATTGTATGAAGCTTGTTTTCATCTACAATCTTTCTCACATTAGCATAGCTTTGGCCTACTGGCAACTTCACTCTCAACCAATCTGGCTTCGTGCGCTTTCTGGCTTGCTTTCCGTCGACTACTGGTAATTCTATCATGAAACTCGAAATTTGTGCAAAGAAACAAACAAGTGTACTAACTTGGAGGGTTTACGAGTGGTTTTTTGAAAAGATCAGAGTATGGCTACTTATTTTCTATGACCGTAGAACAGCGTAATGAAAGCCGACAAATAAACAGATTTGTTGTCTTCCACTGGCATCAACTCTACTTCGCCGGCATAGGCTTCTATCATAGATCCTATTTCAAATCCAGTCACATTACTCTTGAAAGCACCCATTTCAAAAGTCATAGAAGCTTTCAGGTTTAAGCCAGGTTTGATTTTTGATTCCCCAAGCCCTTGAAACAAATGACCGGTTCCTGTAATGGATTGATATGAATATAATACTGGTGTTTTCCCTGGGCCTACGGTCTTTGGATCATACCCAAAAGGCACTGCCGTGCGGCTATCTCCTACTTTTACATAATATGGAGCAACTATTCCAATGGTTGGACCAGCGGCAATAGAAGCATTGATTTGAACACCTTGTTGTGGTGCTTTCTTGAATAGAATAAAATCTCTTCCGTATTGTGCTCGAATGGCATACAAATAATTGGATTTGCCATAAATAAATGGATTTCCAGCTGCTGAATTTCTTCTATGCTCATTGGGATGCTTCACATTCATCAGCTCGAACCCAATGGTACGAAATTGGGTCTCACTAAGCGCACTAGAGAACTTCATCACGAACCCACCAATCAAGCCACCATTTGTGTTCTTATTGATGCCCCAAATAAACTCTTTGGTATAGTCGTAATGACCAGACGATTGGGCGACGGCACTAGTTGCAAAAAATGCAAGGCATGATATAAGTAAAAGCTTTCTGCGCATATTCTTAATAAATCTAACAACTTCATCCACTTATTACATTACTCAGACAAAATTAAATTCTGATAACTTTTGATTTGAAGTGTAGGTACTTAAGCTTTGCAAAATAACGTTTTTTCAAAATTTAAAGTTTAATGGGCACCTTAAAAAACCAATATCTTGGAAACCTTCGTACCGAAGGCCTGCATATTCCTTCGGGGAATAAGATCATAACTGATGCTCCGGTAGATAATATGGGCAAAGGTGAAGCATTCTCTCCTACCGATTTGATGTCATTTTCGTTGAGTGCGTGTATGATGACTATCATGGGGCAAGTCGCTGATCGCGAAAATATTGCCATGGAAGGCTTGACTACTGATATCACCAAAGTGATGTCCGCCAGCCCAAGAAAAGTGTCAGAAATTCATGTCAATTTCAATTGGCCTAAATTGGAACTGACTGACAAACAAAAAAAGATGCTCATCAATGCAGCCAAAACTTGCCCCGTTGCTTTAAGTATCCATCCGGATATCAAATTAGAAGTAACTTTTAATCTGAATTAACTTACTTTTTTGGATTTAGCCCGTATAAACCTTTTTTCATAGAGATAAACCTATCATCAATGCTCAAAGATCTTCGCATCAACAATTCACTAACCGGAAAGAAGGAACTATTTGAACCTATTCATGCCCCACATGTAGGCATGTACGTCTGTGGACCTACCGTTTATAGTGATGTGCATTTAGGCAATGTCCGTACCTTCTTGAGTTTTGATGTGATTTTCAGGTATCTCATGCACCTTGGCTATAAAGTTCGATACGTTAGAAACATTACGGATGTAGGACATTTGGTCAACGATGGTGACGAAGGCGAAGATAAAATTGGCAAAAAAGCTAAGTTAGAGAACCTAGAGCCAATGGAAGTGGTTCAACGTTACACGCAGGATTTCCATCAGGTCATGGCCATGTTCAACACACTGCCGCCGAGCATTGAGCCGTCGGCTACCGGTCACATTCTTGAGCAAATTGAGATGATCGAGCTATTGATAGAAAAAGGCTTGGCCTATGAGGTGGAGGGTTCGGTTTACTTTGATGTCAATGCCTATCAAAAAGACCATGATTATGGCAAACTTTCGGGTAGAAAAATAGAAGAACTCTTGTCCAACACCAGAGATTTGGATGGGCAAGATGAAAAAAGAAACTCAGTAGATTTTGCGCTTTGGAAAAATGCTTCTCCAGAACACATCATGCGTTGGAACTCACCATGGGGTGCTGGTTTTCCAGGCTGGCACTTGGAGTGCACCGTGATGGGTAAAAAATATTTAGGACAAACTTTCGATATCCATGGCGGAGGAATGGACCTAAAATTCCCTCACCATGAATGTGAACTGGCGCAGTCTGTAGGTGCTCATGGTACTGATCCTGTGAAGTACTGGATTCATACCAATATGCTGACGGTGAATGGTCAAAAGATGAGTAAATCCCTCGGTAATTCTTTCTTACCGAGAGAATTGTTCTCAGGTGATCATGAGCTCTTAGATAAGGCTTATAGCCCAATGACCACTAAGTTTTTCATGTTGCAATCGCATTATGCCAGTACATTGGATTTTTCCAATGAAGCCCTAAGTGCTGCCCAAAAAGGCTATCGCAAACTGATGAATGGATTGAAAACGCTACGTGGTTTATCTGCAGAAGGAATTGCTGATGGCGAACCAAACGAAAAAGCCATTCAACAAATCAATAGCCTGTGCGACAACTGCTATCGCGCAATGAATGACGACTTCAATACGGCATTGGCCATTGGTCATTTGTTTAACCTTTTGAAGAAAATCAACTCCATTCATACTGGAGTGCTTTCCATTGCCGAAATAGGGTCAGATACGTTCAATCGAATGAAGACTACGTTCGAGTCTTTTGTATTGGATATACTCGGCTTGAAGGAAGAAAGTAATGTAGATTTTGATGGTTTGATTGACGTTTTAATCAATGTCTACAAGGAAGCTAAAGAAGCCAAAGACTACGACAAAGTAGACGAAATCAGAAACGGCCTAAAAGCCCAAGGTGTCGTGCTCAAAGATATGAAGACAGGAATTGATTGGGCGTACGAGGAGTAAGTCTATCTCCCATTTGAATCTTTATAAATGTATTCGCTTAGACAGTAGGCATGCAGAGTATATTTTGAATTCTATAAGTCGAATGATATTTTAGAGGTGGCCTTATATAATTTCTTTAATCAACCTTAGCCTTTTACACCTCGATGAAATTCATACTTTTCAGCATATTCATTGCGATATGCTCGTTGACTTTTGGGCAAAATTCAAAATCATTCTATATCCATTTACAGGATAGCCAAACCAATGAACCTATTCCCTACGCCCACATATCAAGTAAAGGGGAACTAGTGGCCATTACAGATCATTTTGGAAATGCCACGATTTCAAAAAGTTCAGACGCCACTTATCGAACAACGTGTATTGGATATAAAGCTTTGACGTTTTCTAGTGAAGCTTTTTCTCTTCATAAGAAAACAATACTAACACTAATTCCAGATCAAAAAGTACTTAAGTCCGTCACTATCACCCCCACCACCCTTGAAGACATGATTAGAGAAGTATATGATAATATTCCTAATGCTTATATATCCAAACCTCATTTGTTGAGTGGTGAGTTGACAGAAAAATACATGGATACCCTTGGACACGCACAAATTACATCCTCAGCCCAATTACAAGTGCAAAAGGAGTCCTATACCAGGAAGCATAGCAAAGGGGAGGTTAAAATAGATTCGCTATCTAAGACTTATAATGTGGCAAACTCGGTTTATACCCAAATCTATGCAGGTGCTCATATACCTCATCGTTTTGATTTTGTAATGAAGCGAGAAGAGTTTATTAATCCTTCTGGGTTTAATAAATATGATTATATGTACTTGGGAGAAATCAGTCTCCAAAACCGGAAAGTAGATGTGATTGGTTTTACACCAAACTCCTCATCTCTGGTAGAAGGACAATTCAAGGGAAAGATTTATGTAGATATGATGGAAAAGGTTTTTCTAAAAGCCGAATATCAATACACGAAGTCTGGTCTACTCGGAAACCCAGAGTCTAGGTGGCCGGACCAACGTCTTTTTATTACAGAATATAATTTAAGTGATGAGGGTTGGTATTTTGCGTATACTTGGGATGAAGCCGTATTGAAAAGTAAGAATTTTTTATTGAGTCAATATTTTAAAACTAAGTCAATTGACTTCGATACACTAGTGAACTGGAGTTATGAAGAAAAAACACATTTTCACGATGTGATAGAAAAGAAAGCTGGGGATAGCTTGATCATATTAAATGATATGCCAGTTGTTGATTCCGTGCCACAAGTCGAATTTTCCAGAACTTCAGGCAAACTGTATAAGCTGGTATCCAAATTGGAATTGGGTTTTGGTATTCAAATTTATACTTTGATGAGCAATGAACTTCGAGCTACAACTACGCTCAATTATCAAAACGATCAATTGAATTGGGATGAGTCATTTCATATTTCACCAATTACTATCGGTGTTTCTGGAATGATTAGATATGCTTTTATGAGCAAATGTTTTGCAACATTCACTCAAGCAGAAAACTACAATAGCTCTGTTAAGAATAAACACTGGGATTTAGGTTTATTGTATCGTTGGCAATTCAATTCCAAGAGACCAACCTATATGAATTTACATTTAGGATATGCCGAATTTGTGAGCCGTTTTGCTTTTGATAAGCAAGATGGAGTTCAGCCTTTTTTTAAACAAAAGAATATTGGAATGGTTGCTGGGATAGGTTACGAAGTACGACTTAACCCCAGATGGAAATTAGGATGGCAATACAAATATTTTCTATCATTAGGTACTAAAGAAAAGTTCTACCTGAAGGAAAAGTATGGCATCTTCAATATTTTTAGCAAAAACCATGAATATTCTTCAGAATTGATGAATTGGTCAGTTAATGGAGAGACACAAATCGATCCTATATACATATTTGACAATCACTCCTTTGATGTTTCCCTTATCTTTTCCTTATGAGAAGGATTAATCCCTAATAATCAAACCTTCTGGTCAGATCATTGAGGCTTTTCTTGGATCCTACAAAAGTCACCAAATCTTTGAGACGAAGTCTGGTATATCCATGTGAGATGATCATTTGACCTCCGCGTTTGATGGATAGAATGATAACATCTGCTGGCAGGCGCAAATCTCTCAAAGGCACACCATGCAAATTCGGATTCATTACTTCTAGATCTCTGGAATCTTGTCCGGGCTCCATACCAAGCAAGAGTGAAGTAGCTTGAGGCGACCTTACATAATGATCCATCAGACTAACCATGGCCATAGAAGGGTCGACAATTCTTACCCCTAGGTTTAAAAACTTATCATAATACAATCGATCTGTTAGCCGAACGATGATATCGGGCGTACCAAAGTGGTGATAAGCCAGTTCACAAACTTCAAGGTTTTCACGGTCGGCCAGCATACAAACAATTGCTTCAGTTTTTGCTGCACCCATGTCTTTAATTTGCTGAAGGTTGATTTTGTCCATATAATGGATTACGATCCCCTCAGGTTCATCTATGCTGCCTTTCTTCATCAGTGTCACAATCTGAACCTGCCAATTGTTCGTCATCAGTTGTTTGGCTAATGCTACAGACTGACTTTCAAAACCGAAAATAATAGCGTCTCTGATCCCGTCAGTTTGAAACTTGGCTCGGGTTTTATCTTCACCCACTTTTCTTAGGGCATACTTAAACAGGGGAGGTCCTACGATTTGATTGAGTACAATGATTCCGATCATTATGGTTGCAAATTCCGGCCCCCATTCTGGGAATTGGTTAGAAACCAGAGCGGTTAAACCAAGTGCTACCCCTGCTTGAGTGACATAAGGCATCCAGCCTACATGTACAAACCGAATGGGATCTTTCGCAATAAACCCTCCAGCATAAGATCCGCCTATGATGGTTATCAAACGAATGCAGAAAAAGAATAATGCAATCGGCCAAATACTAAAAAGAATGTGAATATCTAAGGAAGCACCCGTCAACGTGAAAAAGGCCGCATAAATCATAGGCCCTGTTTTTTCCAGTATGGACAAGAACTCAGGTTTAAATCGAGAGTA
The sequence above is drawn from the Reichenbachiella sp. genome and encodes:
- the lipA gene encoding lipoyl synthase, producing MIELPVVDGKQARKRTKPDWLRVKLPVGQSYANVRKIVDENKLHTICESGNCPNMGECWGAGTATFMILGNVCTRSCTFCAVATGRPPEYDTDEPKRVADAIKTMGVKHAVITSVNRDELKDRGAEIWYQTVVETKKASPETTIEILIPDVKGKWEALYRMIDGGQEVVSHNMETVESLYRRVRPQAKYARSLKQIKLTKEYGQRTKSGIMLGLGETVDEVHKAMDDLVEHGLDILTLGQYLQPTKMHIEVAEFIHPDQFDKYREEGLKRGLKYVESGPLVRSSYHAERHVNVPI
- a CDS encoding cation:proton antiporter, coding for MDLNFDSIKLTVILIAGFGVVSIAANRIASVFQKANLPIITGFLMTGILCGPFVLDLIPSQSIGELNFINELALAFIAFAAGAELYFRELISKINSIKWNTLGQLFFSFGIGSLTVFFLADHISFMADMNFSTRLAVALLAGTVFVARSPASAIAVINELRAKGPFTQTVMGVTVLKDFIVIVLFAMCFAMSISLVSGNEFKYISVLFPVLEILISAGIGYLLGRLLDVFLGFGLKSDTKAVVIVLLGWGVYFINHLLGTLDVIPGHHIRLEPLITCIIASLYITNYSRFKPEFLSILEKTGPMIYAAFFTLTGASLDIHILFSIWPIALFFFCIRLITIIGGSYAGGFIAKDPIRFVHVGWMPYVTQAGVALGLTALVSNQFPEWGPEFATIMIGIIVLNQIVGPPLFKYALRKVGEDKTRAKFQTDGIRDAIIFGFESQSVALAKQLMTNNWQVQIVTLMKKGSIDEPEGIVIHYMDKINLQQIKDMGAAKTEAIVCMLADRENLEVCELAYHHFGTPDIIVRLTDRLYYDKFLNLGVRIVDPSMAMVSLMDHYVRSPQATSLLLGMEPGQDSRDLEVMNPNLHGVPLRDLRLPADVIILSIKRGGQMIISHGYTRLRLKDLVTFVGSKKSLNDLTRRFDY
- the cysS gene encoding cysteine--tRNA ligase translates to MLKDLRINNSLTGKKELFEPIHAPHVGMYVCGPTVYSDVHLGNVRTFLSFDVIFRYLMHLGYKVRYVRNITDVGHLVNDGDEGEDKIGKKAKLENLEPMEVVQRYTQDFHQVMAMFNTLPPSIEPSATGHILEQIEMIELLIEKGLAYEVEGSVYFDVNAYQKDHDYGKLSGRKIEELLSNTRDLDGQDEKRNSVDFALWKNASPEHIMRWNSPWGAGFPGWHLECTVMGKKYLGQTFDIHGGGMDLKFPHHECELAQSVGAHGTDPVKYWIHTNMLTVNGQKMSKSLGNSFLPRELFSGDHELLDKAYSPMTTKFFMLQSHYASTLDFSNEALSAAQKGYRKLMNGLKTLRGLSAEGIADGEPNEKAIQQINSLCDNCYRAMNDDFNTALAIGHLFNLLKKINSIHTGVLSIAEIGSDTFNRMKTTFESFVLDILGLKEESNVDFDGLIDVLINVYKEAKEAKDYDKVDEIRNGLKAQGVVLKDMKTGIDWAYEE
- a CDS encoding OsmC family protein produces the protein MGTLKNQYLGNLRTEGLHIPSGNKIITDAPVDNMGKGEAFSPTDLMSFSLSACMMTIMGQVADRENIAMEGLTTDITKVMSASPRKVSEIHVNFNWPKLELTDKQKKMLINAAKTCPVALSIHPDIKLEVTFNLN